In one Thermodesulfobium acidiphilum genomic region, the following are encoded:
- a CDS encoding L-lactate permease, giving the protein MFVQNYDPLNNFALSVFCASLPLIILLYLLALHPGKDSQGRKKLGVDARFATVTAAVVALLIAIGIYKMPATQAFLSWFLGALIGLYPICWIVITVLFLYEMTVISGSFDVMRHSIMKITQDKRVQVLIVAFGFGAFLEGAAGFGTPVAVCAAILVGMGIAPLEAALLCLLGDTAPVAFGGVGIPMIMMGQVTGLPVNDITAMVGRILPFFSFLVPFWIMFTYVILLEKKSMSEFSEVIPAAFVSGISFALTQYFLAQHLGPQLIDILAGIVSIISLAIFLRFWSPKKVWVADWAKEVNREYSAGETFYAWVPWLILVIVIIMWGTPSISKVLSSILVFKFPIEGLNGLVTKMPPVVPKPTVLKDAVFVLPLLSATGTGILIAAILSGLWLRLSGAQWGNAFNTTFNRMKAPFIVVPSIVGIAFLYKYAGMDVQLALAFASTGSAFPFFSAMLGYLGVFLTGSDTSSNALFGNLQKITAEQLHINPILSTALNSAGGVMGKMISPQSIVVALAATFSDRKVAEESFAPLFRSALIHSFLLAILVGIIGLIYAYVFPNLIPVVGK; this is encoded by the coding sequence ATGTTTGTACAGAACTATGATCCGCTAAACAATTTTGCGTTATCAGTTTTTTGTGCCTCATTGCCGTTGATTATTTTACTTTACTTACTGGCACTGCATCCAGGGAAAGATTCTCAAGGAAGAAAGAAGCTTGGAGTAGATGCGCGTTTTGCCACTGTGACTGCTGCGGTAGTTGCTCTTCTAATTGCTATAGGTATTTATAAAATGCCAGCTACTCAGGCATTTCTTTCATGGTTTTTGGGTGCTTTGATTGGGTTATATCCTATCTGCTGGATAGTAATAACAGTTTTATTTCTTTATGAAATGACTGTAATATCTGGTTCTTTTGATGTTATGCGCCATAGTATTATGAAAATTACTCAGGATAAGAGAGTTCAGGTCCTGATCGTTGCCTTCGGTTTTGGAGCATTCCTTGAAGGTGCTGCAGGTTTTGGAACTCCTGTCGCAGTATGTGCGGCAATATTGGTAGGAATGGGAATAGCCCCTCTTGAAGCAGCTCTTTTGTGTCTGTTGGGAGACACTGCTCCAGTTGCATTTGGTGGTGTAGGTATTCCTATGATTATGATGGGTCAAGTAACAGGCTTGCCAGTGAACGATATCACAGCAATGGTAGGAAGAATTTTGCCATTCTTTTCTTTTTTGGTTCCATTCTGGATTATGTTTACATACGTAATTTTACTTGAGAAGAAAAGCATGTCGGAGTTTTCTGAGGTTATTCCTGCTGCATTTGTTTCGGGCATATCCTTTGCTTTAACACAATACTTTTTAGCTCAGCATCTTGGTCCTCAATTAATAGACATTCTTGCGGGTATCGTGTCTATTATATCTCTTGCAATATTTCTTCGTTTTTGGTCTCCAAAAAAAGTTTGGGTGGCCGACTGGGCAAAAGAGGTTAACAGAGAATATTCTGCGGGAGAAACATTCTATGCGTGGGTGCCATGGTTGATTCTGGTTATTGTTATAATCATGTGGGGAACTCCTTCTATATCAAAAGTACTTAGTTCAATACTAGTTTTTAAATTTCCAATAGAAGGTTTGAACGGTTTGGTTACAAAGATGCCACCTGTGGTTCCTAAGCCTACAGTTTTAAAAGATGCAGTTTTTGTATTACCACTACTTAGTGCTACAGGAACGGGTATATTGATTGCAGCAATTCTTTCAGGTTTGTGGTTGAGGTTGTCTGGAGCACAGTGGGGTAATGCTTTTAATACTACCTTTAATAGGATGAAGGCACCTTTTATAGTTGTACCTTCGATTGTTGGGATAGCATTTCTTTATAAGTATGCAGGCATGGATGTTCAGCTTGCGTTGGCTTTTGCGTCTACGGGTTCGGCTTTTCCGTTTTTCTCGGCTATGTTAGGATATTTAGGAGTATTCTTGACAGGTTCAGATACGTCTTCAAATGCGCTATTTGGAAATCTTCAAAAGATTACTGCTGAACAGTTACATATAAATCCAATTTTGTCAACTGCTCTTAATAGCGCTGGTGGCGTAATGGGCAAGATGATAAGTCCACAGTCTATTGTGGTGGCTTTAGCTGCTACTTTTTCTGATAGAAAGGTTGCAGAAGAATCCTTTGCACCACTGTTTAGATCAGCACTTATTCATAGCTTTTTGCTTGCAATTTTAGTAGGAATAATTGGATTGATTTATGCTTATGTATTTCCTAATCTAATACCTGTTGTAGGAAAGTAA
- a CDS encoding methyl-accepting chemotaxis protein — protein MKNDNNKKLSKFNYAKLWHTISLRLTLSAILIIVIFGTSIMLVSYFVIKESVKDQTIAAMQETAKDSVAGINNYITNRIEALQNLAKNPSFQTNDEKTILNTLSSVFPMFPEAELIFFVKTDGSYITNTGPANANLSDRDYFKEVMSTGKTTTSSLLISKSTGKKIFVIAVPVLNQSGKIIGIVADAVKADAIDEMISNIKFGKSGYGFLLDKSGLFVVHPLKEMVMKENITNVSKLITPSLAELGKRVVSESTGYGTYSFLGQDKILVWDRIPSTGWILAIPVLLSDFYSGLYNLLIIILIAIIVISIISLIIFKFISKSITKPLSEIVEVNKKISEGDLNVDINTNYFGELGLLSQSTKKMAENTKSVIQSLKNLVSDLQSASERVKENATILSRSSGEVSQAASNTAHGAEEISKIAQTLSNKVNTFSSTTQAIAKGAEEQANNTEQIAQMIDQINSIMEETKKSNKELTDLSVSMKDKAQDGNILMTKTNESSHKSLESVKKLAEVIQSLSRKSEDIGKIVDLISNISDQTNLLALNAAIEAARAGDAGRGFAVVADEVRKLAEESQKAANEIALIISETNKETRNAMDSMQDTLNDVTTGLEASESTSKTFQAILTSIDKIGSLLEQREKIGAQLIANLSTVNLNVSNLAALSEEYTASAQEMAASSKEISNEIESLAAISEESSASAQELASTTEESDKIVKEFEEISKNLMENTEKISEEVKKFKV, from the coding sequence ATGAAAAACGATAATAATAAAAAATTATCCAAATTTAATTATGCTAAATTATGGCATACCATAAGTTTAAGATTAACACTATCGGCAATTCTAATTATCGTAATTTTTGGTACATCTATTATGCTAGTTTCATATTTCGTAATCAAGGAAAGCGTAAAAGACCAAACAATTGCTGCAATGCAAGAAACCGCAAAGGATTCAGTTGCAGGGATAAACAATTACATAACAAATAGAATTGAAGCTCTTCAAAATCTTGCAAAAAATCCATCATTTCAAACTAATGATGAAAAAACCATATTAAACACGTTAAGCTCAGTCTTTCCAATGTTTCCAGAAGCTGAGCTTATATTCTTTGTAAAAACTGATGGCAGTTATATTACAAACACAGGGCCAGCCAATGCGAATTTATCGGATAGAGACTATTTCAAAGAGGTCATGTCCACAGGAAAAACTACAACATCATCTCTGCTAATATCCAAAAGCACAGGGAAAAAGATATTTGTAATTGCTGTACCTGTATTAAATCAGTCAGGAAAGATAATAGGCATTGTAGCAGATGCTGTAAAAGCTGATGCAATAGACGAGATGATATCAAATATAAAATTTGGAAAGTCAGGATATGGCTTTTTGCTTGACAAAAGTGGCCTCTTTGTAGTACATCCTCTTAAAGAAATGGTTATGAAAGAAAATATTACAAATGTTAGCAAACTAATAACTCCATCACTTGCTGAACTTGGCAAGAGAGTAGTAAGCGAGTCCACAGGATATGGCACCTATAGTTTTCTTGGACAGGACAAGATACTTGTTTGGGATAGAATTCCCTCTACTGGGTGGATATTAGCAATCCCTGTTTTATTGTCTGATTTCTACTCAGGACTTTACAACCTTCTCATAATTATACTTATAGCCATAATAGTAATATCTATAATATCTCTCATAATATTTAAGTTCATATCAAAAAGCATTACAAAGCCTCTTTCAGAGATAGTGGAAGTAAACAAGAAGATTTCAGAAGGAGACTTAAATGTAGATATAAATACCAATTACTTTGGTGAACTAGGACTTCTTTCACAGAGCACCAAGAAGATGGCAGAAAATACAAAGTCTGTAATACAGAGTCTAAAAAACCTTGTGTCAGACTTACAGAGCGCATCTGAAAGGGTAAAAGAAAACGCAACTATATTGTCTCGTTCATCAGGAGAAGTTTCTCAGGCAGCTTCGAATACAGCACATGGAGCAGAGGAGATATCAAAGATAGCTCAGACGCTCTCTAATAAAGTAAACACCTTCTCAAGCACTACTCAGGCAATTGCAAAGGGAGCAGAAGAACAGGCAAACAATACAGAGCAGATTGCCCAGATGATAGATCAGATAAACTCAATTATGGAAGAGACAAAGAAGAGCAACAAAGAACTCACAGATCTGTCTGTGTCAATGAAGGACAAGGCTCAGGACGGCAACATCCTTATGACAAAGACAAATGAGAGCTCTCACAAGAGCCTTGAATCTGTCAAGAAGTTGGCAGAGGTAATACAATCTCTTAGCAGGAAATCTGAGGATATTGGAAAAATTGTAGATCTGATATCAAACATCTCAGACCAGACAAATCTCTTAGCTCTAAATGCTGCAATAGAAGCTGCAAGAGCAGGAGATGCGGGCAGAGGCTTTGCAGTGGTTGCAGATGAAGTAAGAAAGTTAGCAGAGGAATCTCAAAAGGCTGCAAATGAAATAGCTTTAATAATAAGCGAAACCAACAAGGAAACGAGAAATGCAATGGACTCTATGCAAGATACCTTAAACGACGTAACCACAGGATTAGAAGCCTCAGAGTCTACGTCAAAGACTTTCCAGGCAATACTCACATCTATAGACAAGATAGGATCTCTCTTAGAACAAAGAGAAAAGATAGGAGCACAACTAATTGCTAACCTATCAACGGTAAACCTAAACGTTAGCAACCTTGCTGCCCTATCAGAAGAATACACTGCCTCAGCACAGGAAATGGCAGCTTCATCAAAAGAAATATCTAATGAAATAGAAAGCCTTGCTGCGATCTCGGAAGAATCATCAGCTTCAGCACAGGAGCTCGCATCTACAACAGAAGAAAGTGATAAAATAGTAAAAGAGTTCGAGGAAATCTCGAAAAATCTTATGGAAAATACAGAAAAGATATCTGAAGAGGTAAAGAAGTTTAAAGTTTAA
- a CDS encoding ABC transporter permease → MIPFLIIFKRNIISFKKRAWGTLISGIDPLLFLLAFGFGIGKFIPSVEGLSYVEFIAPAMVVISVLYGSFFETTYNAFVRMYYENIYTAWLSTNATVKDIVLGEMLWGAFRGTLYAIIVIFVLSCFGLIKNLSFLIIILVLPLLGLTFASIGMFFTSVVPNIMFFDYLYFVYINPMILFSGTYFPINILPIFLKIILKTLFPLYYAVKISREFYLGQSLDIINIIILLIITVIFTILGIKFLKIRLIN, encoded by the coding sequence TTGATACCATTTTTAATAATATTCAAAAGAAATATTATCTCATTTAAAAAGCGAGCCTGGGGCACATTGATAAGTGGGATAGATCCTTTACTTTTTCTTTTAGCCTTTGGCTTTGGTATAGGAAAATTTATTCCCAGTGTTGAGGGTTTATCTTATGTTGAATTTATAGCGCCTGCAATGGTTGTTATAAGCGTTTTATACGGTTCATTTTTTGAAACAACTTACAATGCCTTTGTAAGGATGTATTACGAAAACATATATACAGCCTGGCTATCTACAAACGCTACAGTAAAAGACATTGTTTTGGGGGAAATGCTTTGGGGGGCTTTTAGAGGAACGCTATATGCAATAATAGTAATTTTTGTCTTGTCTTGTTTTGGATTAATAAAAAATTTAAGCTTTTTAATAATAATTTTAGTTTTGCCACTTCTTGGGTTAACGTTTGCATCAATTGGCATGTTTTTTACTTCAGTAGTGCCTAATATAATGTTTTTTGATTATCTTTATTTTGTATACATAAATCCAATGATATTGTTCTCTGGAACATATTTCCCTATTAATATATTACCAATATTTCTAAAAATAATTCTAAAAACTCTTTTTCCTTTATATTATGCAGTGAAGATTTCAAGAGAATTTTATCTTGGTCAATCACTAGACATAATAAATATAATAATATTGTTGATAATAACAGTAATCTTCACAATTTTGGGAATCAAGTTTTTAAAAATTAGGTTGATAAATTAG
- a CDS encoding ABC transporter ATP-binding protein yields the protein MSVIQVESLTKYYKKLKVLEGISFSLEEGQIFSLIGPNGSGKTTLTKIISGFSKANSGKIKIFGRSTDEFKKIKNKIGLVPQENNLDQDINVLENLIVHSELCGLNIKIAKERSLNLLQKFGLDKYKHEDIRNLSGGTKRKIMLLRALLTDPKLLILDEPTVGLDPSIRRQFWDIIIGLKSQNVSTIFTTHYMEEASFLADTIAFLNKGKLILSGNPQDLIKNILENFVFEIKKRISIESYKSYIYEDKTFIFTSNKEGLLSKLKLFGIEPCTIRETTLDDLFLYLTGEKV from the coding sequence ATGAGCGTTATTCAAGTTGAATCATTAACAAAATATTATAAAAAGCTAAAAGTCCTTGAAGGGATTAGCTTCTCGTTGGAAGAAGGGCAGATATTCTCTCTCATTGGACCAAACGGTTCAGGAAAGACCACGCTTACAAAAATAATATCTGGTTTTTCAAAAGCTAACTCTGGAAAGATAAAAATCTTTGGAAGAAGCACAGATGAGTTTAAAAAAATAAAAAATAAAATTGGTTTGGTTCCTCAAGAAAACAATTTAGACCAAGACATCAATGTACTTGAAAACCTTATAGTACACTCAGAACTATGTGGCTTAAACATAAAAATTGCTAAAGAGAGATCTTTAAATCTGCTGCAGAAATTCGGACTTGATAAATATAAACACGAAGATATAAGAAATCTCTCTGGCGGCACAAAAAGAAAGATTATGCTTTTAAGGGCACTTTTAACCGATCCCAAGCTATTAATCCTGGATGAACCTACTGTTGGACTTGATCCATCTATCAGAAGACAATTTTGGGATATAATAATCGGTTTAAAATCCCAAAACGTATCAACAATATTTACTACACACTATATGGAAGAAGCAAGTTTTTTGGCAGATACAATTGCCTTTCTAAATAAGGGTAAGTTGATTTTAAGCGGAAATCCGCAGGATCTTATAAAAAATATCCTTGAAAATTTTGTATTTGAAATAAAAAAAAGGATATCAATTGAAAGCTACAAAAGTTATATATATGAAGACAAAACCTTTATTTTCACGTCAAACAAAGAAGGTTTGCTTTCAAAGCTAAAATTATTTGGGATAGAACCATGTACAATAAGAGAAACTACTCTTGACGATCTCTTTTTGTATCTTACTGGAGAAAAAGTTTGA
- a CDS encoding L-lactate permease, whose amino-acid sequence MNFLLAISPIVLILLGMTIFSRSGFLMSVLAWIFTFFLALIFFKTPFDVCLNATIFGILKSLSISLAVFFTMLLIFIMKVTKALDSIAYKLKNLCKTKEEQVMFLGLGFGSLATSLGVVTPALFPPLLLTLGFSPVSSIAISVLCYDPLTSFALLSIPITVPSEVAWQAFKIQPQGITNLEHFINTFTINISIFLPFISIGFAYIMLYFIDGTNSLKKGFTGAFLSGLVLGLSCLIFSITKIFPVQIIGTLSGLLTMIFVLIYQKITNAQKETAEEEKKPEMSLLRAISPWILLFLLALTTNLPGINKFLSDLPGKYEVITLYKNQSVDLNILSSIWFWIMITTIISIFLLKPTKEQLSSVMKLWIKRSLSPFVAYSICFSIAMIMAWSAMSNSSGVLVPSTYYSSFNMDRIIAIKIAMLSGAVFTTLIPYLGLIGSFIGGSETASNVFFAKILYESVKSVGYENYFMIIFGAHAVAGGIASAITPAKITNAAMTIGCSGKEESEFMKKAILPVIILTFLTGIILTVFISFGVQ is encoded by the coding sequence ATGAACTTTTTGCTCGCTATTAGCCCGATTGTGCTTATTCTTTTAGGAATGACAATTTTTTCAAGATCAGGATTTCTAATGTCAGTATTAGCATGGATTTTTACGTTCTTTTTAGCACTTATTTTTTTTAAAACTCCATTTGATGTTTGCTTAAACGCAACAATATTTGGTATTCTAAAATCTCTAAGTATTTCGTTAGCAGTATTTTTCACTATGTTATTAATTTTTATAATGAAAGTGACAAAAGCACTCGATTCAATTGCCTACAAGCTCAAGAACTTATGTAAAACAAAAGAAGAACAGGTAATGTTTTTAGGACTCGGTTTCGGCTCTCTTGCAACCTCTTTAGGAGTAGTAACCCCAGCTCTCTTCCCACCGCTTCTTCTTACACTAGGATTTAGTCCTGTATCATCCATTGCTATATCAGTGCTTTGTTATGATCCCTTAACATCATTTGCACTATTATCAATCCCAATAACAGTACCTTCAGAGGTTGCATGGCAAGCATTCAAAATACAGCCACAAGGGATAACAAACCTTGAACACTTCATAAATACATTTACTATAAACATTTCAATTTTTTTACCATTTATTTCTATTGGATTCGCATATATAATGCTCTATTTTATAGATGGCACAAATTCTCTTAAAAAGGGTTTTACCGGTGCGTTTTTGAGTGGGTTAGTTCTTGGTCTTAGTTGTCTAATTTTTTCTATTACAAAAATATTTCCAGTACAAATAATAGGAACGCTTTCTGGTCTTTTAACTATGATTTTCGTACTTATATATCAAAAAATTACAAACGCTCAAAAGGAAACAGCCGAAGAAGAGAAAAAGCCAGAGATGTCACTATTAAGGGCAATTTCTCCCTGGATATTACTTTTCTTGCTTGCCCTGACAACCAATCTTCCAGGTATCAACAAATTTTTATCAGATTTGCCTGGAAAATATGAAGTAATCACTCTTTATAAAAATCAATCTGTAGACCTTAACATATTATCCTCTATCTGGTTTTGGATAATGATAACAACGATAATATCAATTTTTTTACTAAAGCCTACCAAAGAACAACTTTCTTCAGTCATGAAACTCTGGATAAAGAGATCACTTTCTCCCTTCGTAGCTTATTCTATATGTTTTTCGATTGCCATGATAATGGCCTGGTCAGCTATGTCAAATAGTTCTGGAGTTTTAGTACCAAGCACTTATTATTCATCTTTTAATATGGACAGGATCATAGCCATAAAGATAGCAATGCTCTCAGGAGCAGTATTCACCACGCTAATACCATATCTTGGGCTAATAGGCTCGTTTATAGGTGGTTCAGAAACAGCGTCAAACGTGTTCTTTGCAAAAATATTGTATGAATCTGTAAAAAGCGTCGGTTATGAAAATTATTTTATGATAATTTTTGGCGCACATGCTGTAGCAGGTGGAATCGCTTCAGCCATAACCCCAGCTAAGATTACTAATGCAGCTATGACAATAGGGTGTAGTGGAAAAGAAGAATCAGAATTTATGAAGAAAGCTATCTTGCCAGTTATAATTCTCACATTTCTAACAGGAATTATTTTAACTGTATTTATAAGTTTTGGCGTACAATAA
- a CDS encoding chloride channel protein — translation MNRLIDMDEEQVQYIKKWGFLSVIIGIAGGLGAIFFYSAIQFCTYLFLGLSAGCYPPSPAGEGVTKIVPILRYWMIPVSTTIGGLLSGFLVYKFAPEAEGHGTDAAIDAFHNKKGIIRKRIPLIKTIASAITIGSGGSAGREGPTAQIAAGIGSIVAQSLNLSVKDRRLAVVVGIGAGIGSIFKAPLGGALLSTEILYLDGFEIDALIPSFVASLIGYVIFASYKGYTPIFGKFPTNYSFSPQSLVYFAILGLLCGLIGILYTKTFYGTTALFKKIKIPNTFKPAIGGLIVGLIGMLYPQILSMGYGWIQIGMNNSIPLEIVIAIIFLKIIATSLTIGSGGSGGVFAPGLFIGSMVGLALWKIISLSPLHISYIPEVFMVIGMMALFGGVARCPLAVMFMVSEMTGGYVLTIPAMIAVAISYVIVGKNTIYKSQVKSPSESPAHKFDYYKPILDKIKTKEILIKDVPIVTEEDSIKAAAETLKKHKISGMPVCSAQNNSLVGVVCNQDLLNNCEGGKDKKVADIMNSPAIIISPEDSLYNALSLMYKNDISFLPVVDKNVLLGMITREKVLETYFNNIGKESSE, via the coding sequence TTGAACAGACTGATTGATATGGACGAAGAACAAGTCCAATATATAAAGAAGTGGGGATTCTTAAGCGTCATAATAGGAATTGCTGGCGGACTGGGCGCAATATTTTTCTACAGCGCTATACAATTTTGTACGTATTTATTTCTGGGTCTCAGTGCAGGATGCTATCCTCCTTCTCCTGCAGGAGAAGGAGTTACAAAGATAGTCCCCATATTAAGGTATTGGATGATTCCAGTATCTACTACAATTGGTGGTCTTTTAAGTGGCTTCTTGGTTTATAAGTTCGCACCAGAAGCAGAGGGACATGGCACAGACGCAGCAATTGACGCATTTCACAACAAAAAGGGGATAATACGAAAACGCATCCCCCTTATAAAAACAATTGCATCGGCAATAACAATTGGAAGCGGAGGGAGCGCAGGAAGAGAGGGTCCCACAGCACAAATAGCAGCAGGAATAGGCTCAATAGTAGCACAAAGCTTAAATTTGAGCGTTAAGGACAGACGACTTGCGGTAGTAGTTGGGATAGGAGCAGGAATAGGTTCAATTTTCAAAGCCCCACTTGGCGGAGCGCTTCTGAGCACTGAAATACTTTATTTAGATGGCTTCGAGATAGACGCACTTATACCATCTTTCGTTGCATCCTTGATAGGGTATGTAATATTTGCTTCTTATAAAGGATACACTCCAATATTTGGCAAATTCCCTACTAATTACTCTTTTTCCCCTCAAAGCCTTGTATATTTTGCTATTCTCGGTTTATTATGCGGCCTTATCGGAATTCTATATACAAAAACTTTTTATGGAACAACAGCTTTATTTAAAAAAATAAAGATTCCTAACACCTTCAAACCTGCAATAGGAGGTCTAATTGTTGGGCTAATCGGCATGTTATATCCGCAAATTCTTAGCATGGGCTATGGTTGGATTCAAATAGGAATGAATAACTCAATTCCATTAGAAATTGTAATAGCTATAATTTTTCTAAAAATAATCGCGACGTCTCTAACAATAGGCTCAGGGGGAAGCGGCGGCGTTTTTGCGCCAGGGCTATTTATTGGCAGTATGGTTGGACTTGCCTTATGGAAGATCATTAGCTTGTCACCTCTTCACATTTCATATATACCAGAGGTTTTTATGGTTATAGGCATGATGGCACTGTTCGGAGGAGTAGCAAGATGCCCTCTTGCAGTAATGTTTATGGTTAGCGAAATGACAGGCGGATATGTACTAACGATTCCTGCGATGATAGCAGTTGCCATATCGTACGTCATAGTTGGTAAAAATACTATATATAAGAGCCAGGTAAAATCACCATCCGAATCTCCAGCCCACAAATTTGACTACTATAAGCCTATTCTTGACAAGATAAAAACAAAAGAAATATTAATAAAAGATGTCCCTATTGTAACTGAGGAAGACAGTATAAAAGCTGCCGCAGAAACTTTAAAAAAACACAAGATATCAGGAATGCCTGTTTGCTCGGCTCAAAACAATTCATTAGTTGGTGTTGTTTGTAATCAGGATCTATTAAACAACTGCGAAGGAGGAAAGGATAAAAAAGTTGCAGATATAATGAATTCACCTGCAATAATAATATCCCCAGAGGATAGCCTTTACAATGCCCTATCTTTAATGTATAAAAACGACATATCTTTTTTGCCAGTTGTAGATAAAAACGTACTATTGGGCATGATTACGAGAGAAAAAGTATTAGAAACTTACTTTAATAATATCGGCAAAGAAAGTTCAGAATAA
- a CDS encoding CGGC domain-containing protein: protein MSDKVKVGIIICDRYRSCAGGKCFRSLQDREGAFSIYKDKEVEIAGYTSCGGCPGGNIEYAPEEMIKNGVNAIHLATGLIVGYPPCPYINYFKSFIEEKYKIPAVIGTHPIPEKYLKTHSKLGTYDNQEWREIIKLTLTNEKVRLSYD from the coding sequence ATGAGCGACAAAGTAAAAGTTGGGATAATTATTTGCGATCGCTACAGGTCGTGTGCAGGGGGCAAGTGTTTTAGGTCTTTGCAAGATCGAGAAGGTGCCTTCTCGATCTACAAGGACAAGGAAGTTGAGATTGCTGGATATACCTCATGCGGCGGTTGTCCGGGCGGAAATATTGAATATGCACCTGAAGAGATGATAAAAAATGGCGTCAATGCGATTCACCTTGCAACTGGACTAATTGTAGGCTATCCTCCATGCCCGTACATCAATTACTTCAAATCTTTTATAGAAGAAAAATATAAGATCCCGGCAGTAATAGGTACACATCCTATTCCAGAAAAATACCTTAAAACACACTCAAAATTGGGGACATACGATAACCAAGAATGGCGTGAAATAATTAAGCTAACCTTAACCAATGAAAAAGTTCGCCTATCTTACGACTAA